The Cyclobacteriaceae bacterium genome includes a region encoding these proteins:
- the rplV gene encoding 50S ribosomal protein L22 has translation METTEKKLKGSVKKRMKIAAVKEAAKQGPAVAYLNNVPTSPRKMRLVANLIRGERVSKALNVLKYEAQHASERMEKLLMSAISNWELKNKDVKLEEADLFVKEVYVGGGRILKRLRPAPQGRAHRVRKRSNHVTLVVDRMPAQEVKETKKVEKETKA, from the coding sequence ATGGAAACAACGGAAAAGAAATTAAAAGGCTCAGTTAAGAAACGCATGAAGATTGCGGCAGTGAAAGAAGCTGCTAAGCAAGGTCCTGCTGTTGCTTACCTGAACAATGTTCCTACCTCTCCCCGCAAGATGCGCCTGGTAGCAAATTTGATCCGCGGTGAGCGCGTTTCAAAAGCTTTGAACGTATTGAAATACGAAGCTCAGCATGCTTCTGAGAGAATGGAGAAATTGCTCATGTCAGCAATCTCTAATTGGGAGTTAAAGAACAAGGATGTAAAGTTGGAAGAAGCTGACCTGTTCGTAAAGGAAGTATATGTTGGAGGAGGTCGTATTCTGAAGAGATTACGCCCTGCACCACAAGGACGTGCACACCGCGTTCGTAAGCGTTCTAATCATGTCACTCTGGTGGTTGATAGAATGCCAGCTCAAGAAGTTAAGGAAACAAAAAAGGTTGAAAAAGAAACCAAGGCATAA
- the rpsS gene encoding 30S ribosomal protein S19 produces the protein MGRSVKKGPYLDARLAKKVTTQESSGKKSVIKTWSRRSTITPDLIGFTFAVHNGNKFIPVYVTENMVGHKLGEFAPTRTFKGHTGNNKTESAGAK, from the coding sequence ATGGGAAGGTCAGTCAAAAAAGGTCCATACCTCGATGCGCGCCTCGCGAAGAAGGTGACCACACAAGAGTCGTCAGGAAAAAAATCAGTGATCAAGACTTGGTCACGGAGAAGTACGATCACTCCTGATTTGATAGGATTCACTTTTGCTGTGCATAATGGCAACAAGTTTATCCCAGTGTATGTAACTGAGAATATGGTGGGACATAAGTTAGGTGAGTTTGCACCTACCCGCACATTTAAGGGCCATACTGGAAACAATAAGACAGAATCGGCTGGAGCCAAATAA
- the rplB gene encoding 50S ribosomal protein L2 has protein sequence MALKKLRPITPGTRHRLAPGFEDITESRPEKSLLTSLKKTGGRNSNGRMTMRYIGGGHKQKSRDVDFKREKFGVPAVVKSIEYDPTRTARIAKLYYADGHKSYIIAPQGLSVGQTVMSGSDIAPEVGNTLPLAKIPVGTIVHNVENKPGKGASIARSAGSFVQLLAREGDYATLKMPSGEMRQVLSKCLATVGAVSNPDHMNESVGKAGRSRWRGIRPRTRPVAMNPVDHPMGGGEGRASGGHPRSRNGLLSKGKKTRHPKKYSDGLIVSRRKK, from the coding sequence ATGGCTTTAAAGAAATTAAGACCCATAACACCAGGTACGCGGCATAGACTTGCCCCGGGCTTTGAGGATATTACTGAATCCCGTCCTGAGAAGTCTTTGCTGACTTCTTTGAAAAAGACAGGTGGACGTAATAGCAACGGTCGTATGACAATGCGCTACATAGGCGGTGGTCATAAGCAAAAATCAAGAGATGTAGACTTCAAGCGTGAAAAGTTTGGTGTACCTGCAGTGGTTAAGTCGATCGAATACGATCCAACACGCACAGCACGTATCGCTAAATTGTACTACGCTGATGGTCATAAGTCTTATATCATTGCTCCACAAGGATTGTCCGTTGGACAGACAGTAATGTCTGGAAGCGACATCGCACCGGAAGTTGGTAACACACTTCCATTAGCGAAGATCCCGGTTGGTACAATTGTTCACAACGTTGAGAACAAGCCAGGTAAGGGAGCATCTATTGCAAGAAGCGCTGGATCTTTTGTTCAGTTGCTTGCTCGTGAAGGTGACTATGCAACATTGAAGATGCCTTCTGGTGAAATGCGCCAGGTGTTGTCTAAATGTCTTGCTACGGTTGGTGCGGTTTCGAATCCTGATCACATGAACGAATCAGTTGGTAAAGCTGGTCGCTCACGTTGGAGAGGCATTCGCCCACGCACAAGACCAGTTGCAATGAACCCTGTTGATCACCCGATGGGTGGTGGTGAAGGACGTGCGTCAGGTGGTCATCCAAGATCACGTAACGGCTTGTTGTCTAAGGGCAAGAAGACACGTCACCCTAAGAAGTATTCAGATGGTCTAATCGTATCTAGAAGGAAGAAATAA
- the rplW gene encoding 50S ribosomal protein L23: protein MSILKSPLVTEKVSSLNEKGKYGFIVEITANKVEIKNAVEKMYGVNVEKVNTLSVMGKLKVRSTKAGTLSGRKPNYKKAIVTLAEGEVIDFYGNV, encoded by the coding sequence ATGAGTATCCTAAAGAGTCCTTTGGTTACTGAAAAAGTTTCTTCCCTCAATGAAAAGGGTAAGTATGGTTTCATTGTTGAAATCACTGCCAATAAAGTTGAGATCAAGAATGCAGTAGAAAAGATGTACGGTGTAAACGTAGAGAAAGTAAACACACTTAGCGTAATGGGTAAGTTGAAAGTGCGCTCTACTAAGGCAGGTACATTGTCTGGCCGCAAGCCTAATTATAAAAAGGCAATTGTCACTCTCGCTGAGGGTGAAGTGATAGATTTTTACGGTAACGTATAA
- the rplD gene encoding 50S ribosomal protein L4 yields the protein MEVAITKHSGEATTRKVNLSTEVFGIEPNDHAIWLDVKSYLANQRQGTHKSKQRNEISGSSKKLKKQKGTGGARAGNIKNPQFKGGGRVFGPAPREYSFKLNKKVKELARKSALTYKAKDNQIAIIEDFSFDAPKTKQFASMLKSLGLNEQKTLLVIPESNQNISASGRNIQNTKVITASQINTYDVINADKLVLVESSVGKIDNLLNK from the coding sequence ATGGAAGTAGCAATTACAAAACATAGCGGTGAGGCAACGACCCGCAAAGTGAATCTCTCTACAGAGGTTTTCGGCATTGAGCCTAATGACCACGCTATCTGGTTGGATGTGAAAAGCTATCTGGCTAACCAACGCCAGGGTACACATAAGTCCAAGCAGAGAAACGAAATTTCTGGTTCTTCCAAAAAACTTAAGAAGCAAAAAGGAACAGGTGGTGCCCGTGCAGGTAACATCAAGAATCCTCAATTCAAAGGTGGTGGTCGTGTATTTGGACCTGCTCCCCGCGAGTATTCTTTCAAGTTGAATAAGAAAGTAAAAGAACTTGCACGCAAGTCAGCACTTACTTATAAAGCAAAAGACAATCAGATCGCAATCATTGAGGATTTCAGCTTCGATGCTCCAAAGACAAAGCAATTTGCAAGCATGCTGAAATCATTGGGATTGAATGAGCAAAAAACTCTTCTTGTGATCCCTGAAAGCAATCAGAACATCTCTGCTTCTGGAAGAAACATCCAGAACACTAAAGTTATCACTGCATCTCAGATCAATACATATGATGTGATCAATGCTGATAAGCTTGTGTTGGTTGAGAGTTCGGTAGGTAAAATCGATAACCTCTTAAATAAGTAA
- the rplC gene encoding 50S ribosomal protein L3, with translation MPGIIGRKIGMTSIYGQDGQNIACTVIEAGPCVVTQVKNDETDGYSAVQLSFGELKEKNASKPLVGHFKKANTTPKRDVVEFRDFSAEFNSFAELGKEVRIQDVFAEGDFLDAVGTSKGRGFQGVVKRYGFAGVGGQTHGQHNRLRAPGSMGNASFASRVIKGKRLPGRMGNDRVKVTNLKVVKIITEHNLILVSGSVPGAKNSTIILQK, from the coding sequence ATGCCTGGAATAATAGGACGTAAGATTGGGATGACAAGCATATATGGCCAGGACGGTCAGAATATCGCGTGTACAGTCATCGAGGCGGGACCGTGTGTAGTCACTCAAGTCAAGAACGACGAGACTGATGGATACAGTGCCGTGCAATTGTCCTTCGGAGAATTGAAAGAAAAGAATGCATCCAAGCCGCTGGTAGGTCACTTCAAGAAAGCTAATACTACACCCAAGCGTGATGTAGTTGAGTTTCGTGACTTCAGCGCAGAGTTCAACAGTTTTGCCGAACTCGGCAAAGAAGTTCGTATTCAGGATGTGTTTGCCGAAGGCGATTTTTTGGATGCCGTGGGTACCTCTAAGGGGCGCGGTTTCCAAGGTGTAGTGAAGCGTTATGGCTTCGCTGGAGTAGGTGGCCAGACTCATGGTCAGCATAACCGTCTCCGTGCACCGGGATCAATGGGTAATGCCTCTTTTGCATCGCGAGTGATCAAAGGAAAGCGTCTCCCTGGCCGAATGGGCAATGACCGTGTGAAAGTTACCAACCTCAAGGTGGTAAAGATCATAACGGAGCACAACCTGATCCTGGTCAGCGGATCTGTACCGGGCGCGAAAAACTCAACTATAATCCTGCAGAAGTGA
- a CDS encoding dipeptide epimerase, which yields MKIKTIEVWSADLGNKKPYTIAFKTVDEVINVFAEITLENGMSGIGSGGPSEYVTGEHLDHTNAALVEKNLEFLIGRDIREINLLLFEIGVKFSKTPAAQAILDIALHDVFTKFLNVPLVKYLGQKIYSMPTSNTIGIKNVTETLKEAEEYGKLGFKALKVKLGKDLEEDIERLVMLREKFGDKFLIRIDANQGYTSAQTIDFYHRTKQLNIELIEQPIPAKAISELKELPEEVRDVIAADESLLSPKSALDLIMPPRAAGIFNIKLMKCGGIQQGLKIADIALQGKIDLFWGCNDESIVSITAALHVAFACSNTKYIDLDGSLDLARDVVKGGFILKDGMMTCSELPGLGVERI from the coding sequence GTGAAAATCAAAACAATAGAAGTCTGGTCTGCAGATCTGGGAAATAAAAAACCCTACACCATTGCCTTTAAAACAGTGGATGAAGTTATTAATGTGTTTGCTGAGATTACTCTTGAAAACGGGATGTCGGGTATTGGCTCGGGTGGACCAAGCGAATATGTGACTGGTGAACACCTGGATCATACCAATGCAGCTCTTGTGGAGAAAAATCTTGAATTCCTGATCGGAAGGGATATTCGCGAGATCAATCTTTTACTTTTTGAAATAGGAGTGAAGTTTTCAAAAACACCAGCGGCCCAGGCGATTCTGGATATTGCACTGCATGATGTATTTACAAAATTTCTGAACGTGCCCTTGGTAAAGTATCTGGGTCAGAAAATCTATTCCATGCCTACTTCCAATACCATTGGAATTAAGAATGTGACAGAGACCTTAAAAGAGGCTGAGGAGTATGGAAAACTGGGTTTTAAGGCCCTAAAAGTGAAATTGGGGAAGGATTTAGAGGAGGATATCGAACGTCTTGTGATGTTGCGCGAAAAGTTTGGGGATAAGTTTTTAATAAGAATAGATGCAAATCAGGGGTACACGTCGGCTCAGACAATAGACTTTTATCATCGTACCAAACAGTTAAACATTGAGCTGATTGAGCAACCAATTCCCGCAAAGGCCATTTCAGAACTGAAGGAACTTCCTGAAGAAGTCAGGGATGTTATCGCAGCGGATGAGTCCCTGCTTTCTCCAAAATCAGCTCTTGATTTGATAATGCCTCCCCGCGCAGCTGGCATATTCAATATTAAACTCATGAAATGTGGAGGGATTCAACAAGGGCTAAAAATTGCGGATATAGCGCTGCAGGGAAAAATTGACCTTTTCTGGGGATGTAATGATGAAAGTATCGTGAGCATTACCGCCGCGCTTCATGTTGCCTTTGCATGCTCTAACACGAAATATATTGATCTTGATGGTAGCCTGGACCTTGCAAGAGATGTGGTGAAGGGAGGTTTTATTCTGAAGGACGGAATGATGACCTGTTCGGAATTGCCAGGATTGGGAGTAGAAAGAATATGA
- a CDS encoding DUF1611 domain-containing protein, with product MQKSNAIVITAGYLDTNSGKTAHGLIRGTDRFNILGVIDHKYPGKDAGEVLDGKKRNIPVYSSITEFIKVSPVTAEYCVLGVATKGGVIPDSINVMIREAIENNFHIVNGLHDYVSDHADLAELAKSKGREIIDVRKPKKFKDLHFWSGEISKVKCPKIAVLGTDCALGKRTSTRFLTEAMNKAGFKAEMIYTGQTGWMQGAKYGFIFDSTLNDFISGEMEHSIVQCWNEVKPDIIFIEGQSSLRNPSGPAGSEWIVSAAANAAVLQHNPARKQYKDMEFYPAYIPDPKDEIALIKIYGAPTVALLINSAKMAEADARDYASKYQKELGIPVILPLEDGVEQLIPIFEKMIQESK from the coding sequence ATGCAAAAGAGTAATGCAATTGTAATCACAGCAGGATATCTCGACACTAATAGTGGAAAAACAGCTCATGGACTTATCCGGGGAACTGACCGCTTTAACATTCTTGGAGTGATTGATCACAAGTATCCAGGTAAAGATGCAGGAGAGGTTCTCGATGGAAAAAAAAGAAACATTCCTGTGTATAGTTCAATTACCGAATTTATAAAGGTGAGCCCTGTCACAGCAGAGTACTGTGTTCTGGGCGTGGCAACTAAAGGTGGAGTAATTCCTGATTCGATAAACGTGATGATCAGGGAAGCTATTGAGAATAATTTTCATATCGTTAATGGACTCCATGACTACGTTTCGGATCATGCAGATCTTGCGGAGCTTGCCAAATCAAAAGGACGGGAAATAATAGATGTTCGTAAACCGAAGAAATTCAAGGACTTGCACTTTTGGTCAGGAGAAATTTCAAAAGTTAAGTGCCCTAAAATAGCTGTGCTTGGAACAGACTGTGCACTGGGCAAACGAACATCCACCAGATTTCTTACCGAGGCTATGAATAAGGCAGGTTTCAAGGCTGAAATGATCTATACAGGTCAGACTGGCTGGATGCAAGGCGCGAAGTATGGCTTTATATTCGACTCTACGTTGAATGATTTTATTTCTGGCGAAATGGAGCATTCTATTGTTCAATGCTGGAATGAAGTAAAACCCGACATTATATTTATTGAAGGGCAATCTTCACTTCGCAATCCCAGTGGTCCCGCAGGATCTGAATGGATTGTTTCTGCGGCAGCGAATGCAGCTGTACTTCAACATAATCCGGCAAGAAAGCAGTACAAGGACATGGAATTCTACCCGGCCTATATTCCAGATCCAAAGGATGAAATTGCTTTGATCAAAATATATGGGGCTCCAACGGTAGCCTTGTTGATCAATTCAGCAAAGATGGCTGAGGCTGATGCGAGGGATTATGCTTCTAAATATCAAAAGGAACTGGGGATCCCGGTAATTTTGCCTCTGGAGGATGGCGTCGAGCAGCTCATCCCAATTTTCGAAAAAATGATTCAAGAATCTAAGTAG
- the rlmN gene encoding 23S rRNA (adenine(2503)-C(2))-methyltransferase RlmN, with protein sequence MVTDAEAKRDIRKLKLDELKDFFVQHGDKAFRAQQVYEWLWKKSAKDFEQMTNLSLATREMLNAHFIINHVLVDTMQRSTDGTIKNAVKLHDGLIVESVLIPAEKRITACVSSQVGCSLACKFCATARLKRMRNLNPDEIYDQVVAIRQQSELYFGRPLTNIVFMGMGEPLLNYANVITAIDKITSPQGLNMAAKRITVSTVGVAKMIIKMADDEVKFNLAVSLHAAINKTRSSIMPINDSNSLEELGEALKYWYSKRKKKVTYEYVVWKGINDDMEHAQALLKFCKIIPSKVNLIEYNPIDDGEFQQAGDDKLLMYQHLLESNGITARVRKSRGKDIDAACGQLANKS encoded by the coding sequence ATGGTGACTGACGCAGAGGCGAAGCGAGACATACGAAAACTAAAGCTGGACGAGCTAAAAGATTTTTTTGTTCAGCATGGGGACAAAGCTTTTCGTGCTCAGCAGGTTTATGAGTGGCTTTGGAAAAAATCAGCAAAGGATTTTGAGCAAATGACCAACCTCTCACTGGCTACCCGTGAGATGCTCAACGCACATTTTATCATCAACCATGTACTGGTGGATACAATGCAAAGGAGTACTGACGGGACAATTAAAAATGCCGTTAAGCTTCATGATGGATTGATTGTGGAGTCTGTGTTGATCCCCGCAGAGAAAAGAATCACTGCTTGCGTTTCATCTCAGGTAGGCTGCAGTCTTGCATGCAAGTTTTGCGCTACTGCGCGATTGAAAAGAATGCGCAATCTCAATCCTGATGAAATCTATGATCAGGTTGTGGCCATTCGTCAACAATCGGAATTATATTTTGGAAGGCCGCTTACCAATATTGTTTTTATGGGTATGGGTGAACCCCTTTTGAATTATGCCAATGTAATTACAGCTATAGATAAGATCACTTCACCTCAAGGTCTTAACATGGCAGCGAAGCGTATCACAGTTTCTACTGTTGGGGTTGCCAAGATGATCATCAAAATGGCAGATGATGAAGTGAAATTCAACCTCGCAGTGTCGTTACACGCAGCCATTAATAAGACGCGATCTTCCATTATGCCTATCAATGATTCAAATTCATTGGAAGAATTAGGTGAAGCATTGAAATACTGGTATTCAAAAAGAAAGAAAAAAGTTACTTACGAATATGTTGTATGGAAAGGCATCAATGACGATATGGAGCATGCTCAGGCTTTATTAAAGTTCTGTAAGATCATACCATCCAAAGTAAATCTCATTGAATATAACCCCATCGATGATGGTGAATTTCAACAAGCTGGCGACGATAAGCTATTGATGTATCAGCATTTGCTTGAGAGCAATGGTATTACGGCCAGAGTTCGCAAAAGTCGGGGAAAAGACATTGACGCTGCATGTGGTCAATTGGCAAATAAATCATAA
- a CDS encoding TonB-dependent receptor plug domain-containing protein, whose product MKFRHSVLPIFFLLFAFSSEEPLEKILAGFNHYLDNSPQEKVYLHFDRHYFASGEDAWFKAYLVAGPLHQPSPLSRTLYVDLYNVDKRLVKQLTLQVESGFSAANLNLPDTLSSGKYLVQAYTKWMKEMSADYLFRKEIVIWNSNPVIKNTEDKEMDVQFFPEGGDWVVGIKSKIAFKAIGSDGLGKPISGEIIDNDGNVITKIQSNTLGMGLCSIVPQKNKTYRARITGSHEVSLPAAKESGVTLTVNYVADKEALVARIQSTEANKTILVIAQTRGVVSYAAKIKIPNTLSFVSIPLTTMQTGVAQITVMDENGVPLCERLSFVDRGNGLSIKMEADKQIYKPFEKINLSIEVKDAEGYPVMGNFSLAVSDDQYVPIDRRHTNISSYLYLTSELKGNIESPGYYFDKKNTDRLEALDVLMLTQGWRKFSAHDALIGKLPTPASPPEMGIRISGTLLDKTTRKPVAEGKVSFLNVAAGQVMTATTNDAGRFSFEDVIYYKASGIVLKGETKRRNTNVQIVMDSVVGLSLPDEQISKLRGSLNHFERQFIRQLPVQNRVDGSGNPEKSTLLEPINVKGKKEEVAESPNRVYGRSSNNIKVAGNPNLEKLLHPLQIIQGRVPGVSIYGQDPNWTIRIQGINSMQSGLDPMILINNVQSSISALGDLSVLNIESIDIWKGPETAMFGNRGANGVIGFNLKTSQNNPVVKDGVFPLINTGYFTSKEFYSPKYETQLSQQEKDRRSTIFWAPVVRTDPTGKASVSFYNPGTETSVTGTIEGISLTGNPGFSDFTYSIKK is encoded by the coding sequence ATGAAATTTCGGCATTCAGTTCTTCCTATCTTCTTTTTGCTCTTTGCTTTCTCTTCAGAGGAACCCCTTGAAAAAATTCTTGCGGGCTTTAATCACTACCTAGACAATTCTCCGCAGGAAAAAGTCTATTTGCATTTTGATCGCCACTACTTTGCCTCTGGAGAAGATGCGTGGTTTAAAGCCTATCTTGTTGCAGGCCCCCTTCATCAGCCCTCTCCACTCAGCAGGACACTTTATGTTGACCTCTATAATGTGGATAAAAGATTAGTCAAGCAATTGACTTTACAGGTCGAGTCTGGATTTTCCGCAGCCAACTTAAACCTTCCGGATACTTTATCTTCCGGTAAATATCTTGTTCAAGCTTATACAAAATGGATGAAGGAGATGAGTGCCGATTATCTTTTCAGAAAAGAAATTGTAATCTGGAATTCAAATCCTGTAATAAAAAATACAGAAGACAAAGAAATGGATGTCCAGTTTTTTCCTGAAGGAGGAGATTGGGTAGTTGGCATCAAGAGTAAGATTGCCTTTAAGGCCATTGGGTCAGATGGTTTAGGCAAACCTATCAGCGGTGAGATCATTGACAATGATGGTAATGTGATTACAAAAATTCAAAGCAATACCCTCGGCATGGGCTTGTGTTCCATCGTTCCACAGAAAAACAAAACATATCGCGCAAGGATAACTGGTTCACATGAAGTGTCTTTACCGGCTGCCAAGGAATCAGGAGTGACTTTGACAGTAAATTATGTTGCGGATAAAGAAGCATTGGTTGCGCGCATTCAAAGCACAGAAGCAAATAAGACAATCCTGGTTATCGCACAAACGCGCGGTGTCGTTTCCTACGCAGCTAAAATAAAAATTCCAAACACATTGTCTTTCGTTTCTATTCCTCTTACAACGATGCAAACGGGTGTTGCTCAGATAACAGTAATGGATGAGAATGGAGTGCCACTATGCGAACGATTATCTTTTGTTGATCGCGGGAATGGACTTTCAATAAAGATGGAAGCTGACAAGCAAATATATAAACCCTTTGAAAAAATCAATCTTTCTATTGAAGTTAAGGATGCTGAAGGTTATCCTGTGATGGGTAATTTTTCGTTGGCTGTTTCTGACGATCAGTATGTTCCAATTGATAGAAGACATACCAACATCTCTTCGTATCTATATTTAACATCTGAATTAAAAGGAAATATTGAGTCACCAGGCTATTACTTCGATAAGAAAAATACTGACCGACTGGAAGCACTTGACGTCCTGATGTTAACACAGGGATGGAGAAAGTTCTCAGCTCATGATGCCTTGATCGGAAAACTCCCTACACCTGCTTCACCACCAGAGATGGGAATCCGTATTTCAGGTACCCTGCTTGACAAGACGACCAGAAAACCAGTGGCTGAGGGCAAAGTGAGTTTTCTTAATGTAGCCGCCGGACAGGTTATGACAGCTACAACAAATGATGCTGGAAGGTTCTCTTTTGAAGATGTGATCTATTATAAAGCTTCAGGCATTGTTTTAAAAGGAGAAACAAAACGAAGAAATACTAATGTCCAGATCGTTATGGATAGTGTTGTTGGACTTTCCCTTCCAGATGAACAGATTTCTAAATTAAGGGGGTCCTTAAATCATTTTGAACGTCAGTTCATTCGTCAACTACCTGTTCAAAATAGAGTAGATGGTTCAGGTAATCCTGAGAAGAGTACTCTTTTAGAACCGATCAATGTAAAAGGGAAAAAAGAAGAAGTTGCTGAGTCACCTAATAGGGTTTATGGAAGAAGCTCAAATAACATCAAAGTTGCTGGCAATCCAAATCTTGAAAAACTTCTACATCCACTTCAGATTATTCAAGGTCGTGTTCCAGGAGTAAGTATCTATGGTCAGGATCCTAACTGGACGATTCGAATCCAAGGAATTAATTCTATGCAAAGTGGCTTGGATCCTATGATTTTGATTAATAATGTTCAATCATCAATCTCTGCTCTTGGAGATCTTTCCGTATTGAATATTGAAAGTATAGATATCTGGAAGGGTCCGGAAACAGCGATGTTTGGGAATCGAGGTGCGAATGGTGTCATTGGCTTCAATCTTAAAACAAGTCAAAATAATCCGGTCGTTAAAGATGGTGTTTTCCCCCTCATTAATACTGGATATTTTACTTCAAAAGAATTCTATTCTCCTAAATACGAAACTCAACTTTCCCAGCAGGAGAAAGATAGAAGAAGTACAATTTTCTGGGCTCCGGTTGTAAGGACCGATCCTACCGGAAAAGCTTCTGTATCATTTTATAATCCAGGCACAGAAACTTCTGTAACTGGAACTATTGAAGGAATTTCATTGACTGGCAACCCTGGCTTCTCTGATTTTACCTATTCAATAAAGAAATAA
- a CDS encoding iron transporter has product MVPIEEKHFKSSEKVRDFVIGMSDGLTVPFALAAGLSGAVDNTTIVVTAGLAEIAAGSIAMGLGGYLAGRTEIEHYDVEEKREYEEIEKLHEVEIRETKEIFAEYGLDDESQEKIARQMAKNPKKWVDFMMRFELGLERPDKNRALQSAFVIGTSYIIGGLIPLSAYFLTETTQEGLLYSSIITLICLIIFGLIKSKLTGQPLFKGTMRVALVGALAAGAAFALAKLIT; this is encoded by the coding sequence ATGGTACCCATTGAAGAAAAACATTTTAAATCTTCCGAGAAGGTCCGTGACTTCGTGATTGGCATGAGTGATGGCCTTACTGTGCCCTTTGCACTCGCTGCCGGATTAAGTGGAGCTGTTGACAACACAACTATTGTCGTCACTGCTGGTCTTGCTGAGATAGCTGCAGGTTCTATCGCCATGGGATTAGGAGGCTATCTCGCTGGTCGCACCGAAATTGAACACTACGATGTTGAGGAAAAGCGGGAATATGAAGAAATTGAAAAGCTTCATGAAGTAGAAATAAGGGAGACAAAAGAAATTTTTGCGGAGTACGGGCTCGACGACGAGTCACAAGAAAAGATCGCGCGTCAGATGGCGAAAAATCCAAAGAAGTGGGTTGACTTTATGATGCGATTTGAATTAGGTCTTGAGCGTCCTGACAAGAACAGGGCATTGCAGAGTGCTTTTGTTATCGGCACAAGCTACATCATCGGAGGCCTGATACCCTTAAGCGCATACTTTCTTACTGAAACAACTCAGGAAGGACTGTTGTATTCCAGCATCATCACATTAATATGTCTCATTATTTTCGGCTTGATTAAAAGCAAACTTACAGGTCAGCCACTTTTCAAAGGAACTATGCGTGTTGCGTTGGTGGGTGCGTTGGCAGCAGGCGCCGCTTTTGCACTGGCTAAGCTTATAACATGA